A single region of the Alkalispirochaeta americana genome encodes:
- a CDS encoding fimbria/pilus outer membrane usher protein produces the protein MGRSLARRRRMIRAHLIRRPLVTVVLLLAASGVSLQADSTEDLFATVFGKTPSQDLVLPVFRSGHFLGEVQARLDDEQVLVGGISLATMIEPLLNTSDQDELLRLVRTETAGGETLIPLERLSPAGVYLTYRPERLLLELSLDPRVLREQRLDESRQPADGPFLEPIPFSGYTNLIARGNLSSGNQPGDLLLSLEPVFNYQGWVWESSLGFSSEPFRKDSEGERRKDDPVTLRYTRVVRDYLPWKARAEAGIVRYRTGRLFHAPEVAGISLTRHDDIGPDDPLYRSADLRFIAPSDAPVDIVINDRLYRRVRVAPGPYRVSDIPLGRGVNEVRVEQASRGDAPPTLLMQEVIPFSPHLLRSGRHEYSWVLGVLRENFEHQGPFISGFHQRGMTPDWTAGGSLQAAEDALSLGFHSLVASSWGITRLEGGLFAAADGERGAAGEISHLIASLSRRDLPTLEGSLSLESSEYRPVSADVASGGRLRGGLVLTQRFSRGIHLSLGVVHDQPFDFPRDRETTLRLAFSQFSSRGYSLNGQIAPSVSDQGVRWQGSIFIRLGSPDQRRAISSSYDLARDRSALQVSNVPDRAFDAINWRADYERSGNAPGEVHSLGGSLRYDTFQGSLQAQPKARFSEDSDQELSLQSEFSTALAWAGSSVAVTRPISESFVLFEAHEEVAEYPIALRPGGGAVSAVLQGRRAVVPDLPSWKRSTIRIDGAELPEGLSVGERDPAFFPGYRQGYRVVVGSEATVYAVGRLVDIQGTPLELEAGEVVSSAGERHLFFTNRQGRFEIPHLAPGRYRLFLMAYPETEELFLISPEGRGRYDLGDLPVILEKETQ, from the coding sequence CATCTGATCAGGAGGCCTTTGGTAACGGTGGTACTGCTTCTGGCCGCCTCGGGAGTATCCTTGCAGGCAGACTCCACAGAGGACCTCTTTGCGACGGTCTTCGGAAAAACACCGTCCCAGGATCTTGTTCTACCCGTTTTTCGCAGCGGCCATTTTCTGGGTGAGGTCCAGGCCCGTCTTGACGATGAACAGGTCCTGGTGGGAGGAATATCACTGGCCACGATGATCGAACCTCTCCTGAACACCTCGGACCAGGATGAACTTTTGCGGCTTGTTCGGACAGAAACTGCCGGAGGAGAAACTCTGATCCCGCTGGAAAGGCTCTCTCCGGCGGGGGTTTACCTCACGTACCGTCCCGAGCGACTCCTGCTGGAACTCTCCCTGGATCCGCGGGTCCTGCGGGAGCAGCGCCTGGATGAGTCCCGGCAACCCGCCGATGGTCCGTTTCTTGAGCCGATCCCCTTCTCGGGCTACACAAACCTGATTGCCCGGGGCAATCTCTCCTCCGGGAATCAGCCCGGAGATCTTCTTCTTTCCCTTGAGCCTGTTTTCAACTACCAGGGGTGGGTCTGGGAATCGTCCCTGGGGTTTTCGTCGGAGCCCTTCCGCAAGGACTCGGAAGGTGAGCGGCGCAAGGACGATCCCGTGACGCTTCGTTATACCCGGGTTGTCCGGGATTATCTGCCCTGGAAAGCCCGTGCCGAGGCGGGAATTGTTCGCTACCGGACGGGTCGCCTCTTTCATGCTCCCGAGGTGGCGGGGATCTCGCTCACTCGTCATGACGATATTGGTCCCGATGACCCCCTGTATCGATCGGCTGATCTGCGTTTTATTGCTCCTTCCGATGCTCCCGTGGATATCGTGATAAATGATCGTCTCTACCGCCGGGTCCGGGTTGCCCCGGGGCCGTATCGGGTGTCTGACATTCCGCTGGGACGGGGCGTGAACGAGGTTCGGGTCGAGCAGGCTTCCCGGGGGGATGCCCCCCCGACTCTGCTCATGCAGGAGGTCATCCCGTTCTCGCCACACCTCCTCCGTTCGGGGCGCCACGAGTATTCCTGGGTCCTGGGGGTTTTGCGGGAGAACTTTGAGCATCAGGGGCCCTTCATCAGCGGGTTTCACCAGCGGGGAATGACCCCCGATTGGACCGCTGGTGGATCGCTGCAGGCGGCAGAGGATGCTCTCTCCCTGGGATTCCACAGTCTGGTGGCTTCTTCCTGGGGAATAACCCGCCTGGAAGGCGGTCTTTTCGCCGCTGCCGATGGTGAAAGAGGTGCAGCCGGTGAGATTTCTCACCTGATAGCGTCGCTCTCGCGGCGAGATCTTCCCACGCTGGAGGGGTCTCTCTCCCTGGAATCGTCGGAATACCGCCCTGTCTCGGCAGATGTCGCATCGGGAGGGCGCCTTCGGGGCGGCCTTGTTCTGACGCAGCGTTTCTCCCGGGGAATACACCTCTCCCTGGGGGTAGTTCACGATCAACCCTTCGATTTCCCCCGGGATCGGGAAACAACCCTTCGCCTGGCCTTTTCGCAGTTCTCTTCCCGGGGCTACTCCCTGAACGGCCAGATTGCTCCTTCCGTCTCCGATCAGGGGGTTCGATGGCAGGGAAGCATCTTTATTCGCCTGGGTTCTCCCGATCAGCGCAGGGCCATCTCCTCCAGCTACGATCTAGCCAGGGACCGGTCAGCTCTCCAGGTGTCAAACGTCCCCGACCGGGCCTTCGACGCGATAAACTGGCGGGCCGACTATGAACGAAGCGGTAATGCTCCGGGAGAGGTCCACTCTCTGGGGGGGAGCCTCCGCTACGATACCTTTCAGGGCAGCCTCCAGGCCCAGCCCAAGGCCCGGTTCAGCGAAGATTCAGATCAGGAACTCTCCCTGCAAAGCGAGTTTTCTACCGCCCTTGCCTGGGCAGGCTCGTCGGTAGCGGTGACCAGGCCCATTAGCGAGAGTTTCGTTCTCTTTGAAGCTCATGAGGAAGTTGCAGAGTATCCGATCGCGTTGCGCCCCGGAGGAGGTGCTGTATCGGCAGTCCTCCAGGGGCGACGAGCTGTCGTCCCTGACCTGCCTTCCTGGAAACGAAGCACTATCAGGATAGACGGAGCGGAGTTGCCCGAGGGGTTGTCCGTGGGAGAACGGGATCCGGCCTTCTTTCCGGGATACCGCCAGGGGTACCGTGTAGTGGTGGGAAGCGAGGCCACGGTATACGCCGTGGGACGACTGGTGGACATCCAGGGAACTCCTCTGGAGCTGGAGGCGGGAGAAGTGGTCTCCTCGGCGGGAGAACGCCACCTCTTTTTTACCAACCGCCAGGGGAGATTTGAGATACCCCACCTGGCCCCGGGCCGGTACCGTCTTTTCCTGATGGCGTACCCCGAAACGGAAGAACTCTTTCTGATTTCTCCCGAAGGTCGGGGACGGTACGATCTGGGCGATCTTCCGGTGATTCTGGAGAAGGAAACCCAATGA